A part of Primulina eburnea isolate SZY01 chromosome 10, ASM2296580v1, whole genome shotgun sequence genomic DNA contains:
- the LOC140803419 gene encoding uncharacterized protein isoform X1 gives MLAGINVLGYCISFFWFFSYAFNSCRLIRSNSLGQPAFSREEYLLHTAMPQQPQEIVNLTVLYTSPVKVLLLHLICGLGLPSAFWVACNFCALTLIKSPAETLRVVWAFEASIVILIYSFLRRNPDQSSYLKAILRGILGLPAGAVVIALGAIVLGAPVGIQHFKKTVHWSLLMSVFTFVPAASVFGQSWNEWHRIFAHTAPVGSTDFMICVPAHGAVIGAWFGAWPMPLDWERPWQEWPICVTYGAISGYIAGMVVSFGFAIFHSRQSRVKSD, from the exons ATGCTCGCAGGAATAAATGTGTTAGGCTATTGTATCTCGTTTTTTTGGTTTTTCAGTTATGCATTTAACTCGT GTAGACTGATTCGTTCCAACTCCCTGGGGCAACCTGCATTTTCCCGCGAAGAGTATCTTCTTCACACTG CGATGCCACAGCAGCCGCAGGAGATTGTGAACCTTACTGTTTTATATACATCTCCAGTGAAGGTGCTGCTATTGCATCTCATATGTGGACTAGGCCTACCATCAGCCTTTTGGGTGGCTTGCAATTTTTGTGCCCTTACTCTTATTAAAAGTCCAGCTGAAACCCTTCGTGTGGTCTGG GCTTTTGAAGCTTCAATTGTTATTTTAATCTACAGTTTTTTGCGGCGCAATCCAGATCAAAGCTCT TACTTGAAAGCTATCCTGAGGGGGATTCTGGGGCTTCCTGCAG GTGCTGTAGTAATTGCACTTGGAGCAATAGTTTTGGGGGCACCTGTTGGCATTCA GCACTTTAAAAAGACAGTTCATTGGTCTCTTTTAATGTCCGTATTTACG TTTGTCCCAGCGGCTTCTGTTTTTGGTCAATCTTGGAATGAATGGCATCGAATATTTGCTCACACTGC GCCAGTTGGATCTACTGATTTTATGATCTGTGTACCCGCACATGGAGCTGTTATTGGAGCTTGGTTCGGTGCATGGCCCATGCCTCTGGACTGGGAAAGACCCTGGCAG GAGTGGCCAATCTGTGTGACATATGGAGCTATTTCAGGGTATATCGCTGGAATGGTAGTATCCTTCGGATTCGCCATCTTTCACAGTCGACAAAGCCGGGTGAAATCCGACTGA
- the LOC140803419 gene encoding uncharacterized protein isoform X7 — protein sequence MYLKAILRGILGLPAGAVVIALGAIVLGAPVGIQHFKKTVHWSLLMSVFTFVPAASVFGQSWNEWHRIFAHTAPVGSTDFMICVPAHGAVIGAWFGAWPMPLDWERPWQEWPICVTYGAISGYIAGMVVSFGFAIFHSRQSRVKSD from the exons TACTTGAAAGCTATCCTGAGGGGGATTCTGGGGCTTCCTGCAG GTGCTGTAGTAATTGCACTTGGAGCAATAGTTTTGGGGGCACCTGTTGGCATTCA GCACTTTAAAAAGACAGTTCATTGGTCTCTTTTAATGTCCGTATTTACG TTTGTCCCAGCGGCTTCTGTTTTTGGTCAATCTTGGAATGAATGGCATCGAATATTTGCTCACACTGC GCCAGTTGGATCTACTGATTTTATGATCTGTGTACCCGCACATGGAGCTGTTATTGGAGCTTGGTTCGGTGCATGGCCCATGCCTCTGGACTGGGAAAGACCCTGGCAG GAGTGGCCAATCTGTGTGACATATGGAGCTATTTCAGGGTATATCGCTGGAATGGTAGTATCCTTCGGATTCGCCATCTTTCACAGTCGACAAAGCCGGGTGAAATCCGACTGA
- the LOC140803419 gene encoding uncharacterized protein isoform X4 yields the protein MPQQPQEIVNLTVLYTSPVKVLLLHLICGLGLPSAFWVACNFCALTLIKSPAETLRVVWAFEASIVILIYSFLRRNPDQSSYLKAILRGILGLPAGAVVIALGAIVLGAPVGIQHFKKTVHWSLLMSVFTFVPAASVFGQSWNEWHRIFAHTAPVGSTDFMICVPAHGAVIGAWFGAWPMPLDWERPWQEWPICVTYGAISGYIAGMVVSFGFAIFHSRQSRVKSD from the exons ATGCCACAGCAGCCGCAGGAGATTGTGAACCTTACTGTTTTATATACATCTCCAGTGAAGGTGCTGCTATTGCATCTCATATGTGGACTAGGCCTACCATCAGCCTTTTGGGTGGCTTGCAATTTTTGTGCCCTTACTCTTATTAAAAGTCCAGCTGAAACCCTTCGTGTGGTCTGG GCTTTTGAAGCTTCAATTGTTATTTTAATCTACAGTTTTTTGCGGCGCAATCCAGATCAAAGCTCT TACTTGAAAGCTATCCTGAGGGGGATTCTGGGGCTTCCTGCAG GTGCTGTAGTAATTGCACTTGGAGCAATAGTTTTGGGGGCACCTGTTGGCATTCA GCACTTTAAAAAGACAGTTCATTGGTCTCTTTTAATGTCCGTATTTACG TTTGTCCCAGCGGCTTCTGTTTTTGGTCAATCTTGGAATGAATGGCATCGAATATTTGCTCACACTGC GCCAGTTGGATCTACTGATTTTATGATCTGTGTACCCGCACATGGAGCTGTTATTGGAGCTTGGTTCGGTGCATGGCCCATGCCTCTGGACTGGGAAAGACCCTGGCAG GAGTGGCCAATCTGTGTGACATATGGAGCTATTTCAGGGTATATCGCTGGAATGGTAGTATCCTTCGGATTCGCCATCTTTCACAGTCGACAAAGCCGGGTGAAATCCGACTGA
- the LOC140803419 gene encoding uncharacterized protein isoform X2 codes for MCYFCMLAGINVLGYCISFFWFFSRLIRSNSLGQPAFSREEYLLHTAMPQQPQEIVNLTVLYTSPVKVLLLHLICGLGLPSAFWVACNFCALTLIKSPAETLRVVWAFEASIVILIYSFLRRNPDQSSYLKAILRGILGLPAGAVVIALGAIVLGAPVGIQHFKKTVHWSLLMSVFTFVPAASVFGQSWNEWHRIFAHTAPVGSTDFMICVPAHGAVIGAWFGAWPMPLDWERPWQEWPICVTYGAISGYIAGMVVSFGFAIFHSRQSRVKSD; via the exons ATGTGTTATTTCTGTATGCTCGCAGGAATAAATGTGTTAGGCTATTGTATCTCGTTTTTTTGGTTTTTCA GTAGACTGATTCGTTCCAACTCCCTGGGGCAACCTGCATTTTCCCGCGAAGAGTATCTTCTTCACACTG CGATGCCACAGCAGCCGCAGGAGATTGTGAACCTTACTGTTTTATATACATCTCCAGTGAAGGTGCTGCTATTGCATCTCATATGTGGACTAGGCCTACCATCAGCCTTTTGGGTGGCTTGCAATTTTTGTGCCCTTACTCTTATTAAAAGTCCAGCTGAAACCCTTCGTGTGGTCTGG GCTTTTGAAGCTTCAATTGTTATTTTAATCTACAGTTTTTTGCGGCGCAATCCAGATCAAAGCTCT TACTTGAAAGCTATCCTGAGGGGGATTCTGGGGCTTCCTGCAG GTGCTGTAGTAATTGCACTTGGAGCAATAGTTTTGGGGGCACCTGTTGGCATTCA GCACTTTAAAAAGACAGTTCATTGGTCTCTTTTAATGTCCGTATTTACG TTTGTCCCAGCGGCTTCTGTTTTTGGTCAATCTTGGAATGAATGGCATCGAATATTTGCTCACACTGC GCCAGTTGGATCTACTGATTTTATGATCTGTGTACCCGCACATGGAGCTGTTATTGGAGCTTGGTTCGGTGCATGGCCCATGCCTCTGGACTGGGAAAGACCCTGGCAG GAGTGGCCAATCTGTGTGACATATGGAGCTATTTCAGGGTATATCGCTGGAATGGTAGTATCCTTCGGATTCGCCATCTTTCACAGTCGACAAAGCCGGGTGAAATCCGACTGA
- the LOC140803419 gene encoding uncharacterized protein isoform X3: protein MCYLCMLAGINVLSYCIQLFWFFSRLIRSNSLGQPAFSREEYLLHTAMPQQPQEIVNLTVLYTSPVKVLLLHLICGLGLPSAFWVACNFCALTLIKSPAETLRVVWAFEASIVILIYSFLRRNPDQSSYLKAILRGILGLPAGAVVIALGAIVLGAPVGIQHFKKTVHWSLLMSVFTFVPAASVFGQSWNEWHRIFAHTAPVGSTDFMICVPAHGAVIGAWFGAWPMPLDWERPWQEWPICVTYGAISGYIAGMVVSFGFAIFHSRQSRVKSD, encoded by the exons GTAGACTGATTCGTTCCAACTCCCTGGGGCAACCTGCATTTTCCCGCGAAGAGTATCTTCTTCACACTG CGATGCCACAGCAGCCGCAGGAGATTGTGAACCTTACTGTTTTATATACATCTCCAGTGAAGGTGCTGCTATTGCATCTCATATGTGGACTAGGCCTACCATCAGCCTTTTGGGTGGCTTGCAATTTTTGTGCCCTTACTCTTATTAAAAGTCCAGCTGAAACCCTTCGTGTGGTCTGG GCTTTTGAAGCTTCAATTGTTATTTTAATCTACAGTTTTTTGCGGCGCAATCCAGATCAAAGCTCT TACTTGAAAGCTATCCTGAGGGGGATTCTGGGGCTTCCTGCAG GTGCTGTAGTAATTGCACTTGGAGCAATAGTTTTGGGGGCACCTGTTGGCATTCA GCACTTTAAAAAGACAGTTCATTGGTCTCTTTTAATGTCCGTATTTACG TTTGTCCCAGCGGCTTCTGTTTTTGGTCAATCTTGGAATGAATGGCATCGAATATTTGCTCACACTGC GCCAGTTGGATCTACTGATTTTATGATCTGTGTACCCGCACATGGAGCTGTTATTGGAGCTTGGTTCGGTGCATGGCCCATGCCTCTGGACTGGGAAAGACCCTGGCAG GAGTGGCCAATCTGTGTGACATATGGAGCTATTTCAGGGTATATCGCTGGAATGGTAGTATCCTTCGGATTCGCCATCTTTCACAGTCGACAAAGCCGGGTGAAATCCGACTGA